Proteins co-encoded in one Salvia splendens isolate huo1 chromosome 4, SspV2, whole genome shotgun sequence genomic window:
- the LOC121799834 gene encoding inositol phosphorylceramide glucuronosyltransferase 1-like: MMSSMRRLGFICWILTASKLIGIDGALGSQNSEEAYVTLLYGEEFLLGIRVLGKSIRDSGSTKDMVALVSDGVSDYAKQLLQADGWIVKTISLLENPNQIRPMRFWGVYTKLKIFDMIDYKKVVYLDADTIVVKNIEDLFKCQKFCANLKHSERLNSGVMVVEPSEKVFKDMSSKINTMYSYTGGDQGFLNSYFPDFANARLFNPQASPEELKSRPIPQMERLSTIYNADVGLYMLANKWMVDEKELRVIHYTLGPLKPWEWWTHWLVKPVDVWQNARIELEETLPGTGGGQNPNEDLLVKFLILLPLAFFVFSYCHSSLQTRPLIDHIRHLYYNLRSGGVLGYPSVTASTINSNQQFPNAALGKLPTFLGAISVVVCFMATLVSLALSFSIVPRQVMPWTGLLLVYEWTFTVFFLLFGSYLNIIHQWGIYVAHQSSFLSHPESSEYDSGKGHVRQLSSCNVATWYYGLGMASFALAIPLLPCFLGITALFLRLGLMVAVGIVLASVMTCASQHLAMRAFLRGIEGRGRGKSPNTTLHFCSIC; this comes from the exons ATGATGTCGAGTATGCGGAGATTAGGGTTTATATGTTGGATATTAACTGCATCGAAATTGATTGGAATTGATGGAGCTTTAGGATCTCAGAATTCAGAAGAAGCATACGTCACGCTTTTGTACGGTGAAGAATTCCTGCTCGGCATCCGAGTATTGGGAAAGTCGATTCGGGACTCGGGTTCCACAAAAGATATGGTTGCTTTGGTCTCTGATGGAGTTTCCGATTATGCTAAACAGCTGCTTCAG GCTGATGGTTGGATTGTGAAAACAATTAGTTTACTAGAAAATCCCAATCAAATACGCCCAATGAGGTTTTGGGGTGTCTATACGAAGCTTAAAATATTTGATATGATTGACTACAAAAAAG TGGTGTATCTTGATGCTGACACAATTGTAGTGAAGAACATTGAAGATCTTTTCAAGTGTCAAAAGTTTTGTGCCAATTTAAAGCATTCGGAAAGGTTGAATTCTGGAGTGATGGTGGTTGAACCATCAGAAAAAGTATTCAAGGACATGTCCAGCAAAATAAATACAATGTATTCTTACACTGGAG GTGACCAAGGATTTCTGAACTCATATTTCCCGGACTTTGCCAATGCACGCCTTTTTAACCCTCAGGCGTCTCCGGAGGAATTGAAGTCTAGACCTATACCTCAAATGGAGAGACTTTCTACTATATACAACGCAGATGTTGGTCTTTACATGCTTGCTAACAAG TGGATGGTTGATGAGAAAGAACTCCGTGTTATTCATTATACACTTGGACCTCTTAAACCTTGGGAATGGTGGACTCATTGGCTTGTTAAGCCTGTTGATGTGTGGCAG AATGCTCGAATAGAGCTTGAAGAAACTCTTCCAGGAACTGGAGGGGGTCAAAATCCAAATGAAGATCTTTTAGTCAAATTTCTTATTCTGCTTCCACTTGCGTTCTTTGTTTTCAGTTATTGTCACTCATCCTTACAG ACACGACCACTGATTGATCATATCAGACACCTATACTATAACTTGAGATCTGGAGGAGTACTTGGTTATCCTTCTGTAACTGCCTCCACCATCAACTCAAACCAACAg TTTCCTAACGCAGCTCTGGGCAAACTTCCTACTTTTCTGGGTGCAATATCGGTGGTTGTTTGCTTTATGGCCACTCTAGTTTCCCTTGCACTTTCATTTTCAATTGTGCCTCGACAAGTTATGCCATGGACTGGTTTGCTCCTTGTGTATGAATGGACATTCACAGTGTTCTTCTTATTGTTTGGAAGCTATCTTAACATAATCCATCAATGGGGAATATATGTGGCCCATCAATCATCTTTCCTCTCACATCCCGAATCTTCAGAATATGATTCTGGAAAAG GTCATGTGCGACAATTGTCATCTTGCAATGTTGCTACTTGGTATTATGGGTTAGGGATGGCATCTTTTGCTCTGGCAATTCCTCTGTTACCTTGTTTTCTTGGAATTACTGCTCTATTTTTGAG GTTAGGTTTGATGGTAGCAGTAGGCATTGTATTGGCATCGGTTATGACCTGTGCTTCACAACACCTTGCAATGAGAGCATTTCTAAGAGGCATTGAAGGCAGGGGGAGGGGGAAATCACCCAATACCACCCTCCATTTTTGTTCCATCTGCTAG